The proteins below are encoded in one region of Micromonospora pisi:
- a CDS encoding adenosylcobinamide-GDP ribazoletransferase has product MPDRSLPAGARLALTTFTIVPLRTGRVDRETAAVAMLLAPAVGALLGVVLAAILLGAAGAGAPVLVAAGVTVAAGALLTRGLHLDGLADTVDALGSYRSGPAALEIMKKPDVGPFGVAALVLVLLLQVGSLAALPDRRWPALLATVVAATAAGRLAVSWACRRGVPAARPQGLGALVAGTVGPVPLVLATVAVAGVAVAAVPGRPWQGPLVVGVALAAGLVLLRHTVRRFGGVTGDVLGAQVEVVTTLVYLGLVLTG; this is encoded by the coding sequence GTGCCTGACCGGAGTCTCCCGGCCGGCGCCCGGCTGGCGCTCACCACGTTCACCATCGTTCCGCTGCGCACCGGTCGGGTCGACCGGGAGACGGCGGCGGTGGCGATGCTGCTCGCCCCGGCCGTCGGGGCGCTGCTCGGCGTGGTGCTCGCCGCGATCCTGCTCGGTGCCGCCGGTGCCGGCGCGCCCGTGCTCGTCGCCGCCGGGGTGACCGTGGCGGCCGGCGCGCTGCTCACCCGGGGACTGCACCTGGACGGGCTCGCCGACACGGTCGACGCGCTCGGCTCGTACCGCTCCGGGCCGGCCGCTCTGGAGATCATGAAGAAGCCCGACGTGGGCCCGTTCGGCGTCGCCGCGCTGGTGCTCGTACTCCTGCTCCAGGTCGGGTCGCTCGCGGCCCTGCCGGACCGGCGCTGGCCGGCGCTGCTCGCCACGGTGGTCGCCGCCACCGCGGCGGGGCGGCTGGCGGTGAGCTGGGCCTGCCGGCGGGGGGTGCCTGCGGCCCGGCCGCAGGGGCTCGGCGCGCTGGTCGCCGGGACGGTCGGCCCGGTGCCGCTGGTGCTGGCCACGGTCGCCGTCGCGGGCGTCGCGGTCGCGGCCGTGCCGGGCCGCCCGTGGCAGGGGCCGCTCGTGGTCGGGGTAGCCCTCGCCGCCGGGCTGGTGCTGCTGCGCCACACCGTACGGCGCTTCGGCGGGGTCACCGGCGACGTGCTCGGCGCCCAGGTCGAGGTCGTCACCACGCTGGTCTACCTCGGTCTCGTGCTGACCGGCTGA
- a CDS encoding DUF2314 domain-containing protein, whose amino-acid sequence MIITDDFLPLPVPESLTATYLVPVSTPPDVTPTQALAALGDRVTELVHDLSRQMLESPLMTVDLRPVDEFPELPPDLLTAFGATEEQLGRLATATNLIVVQASYRPGWPPAHEWAARAVGAAMAEAVGGDLVDVFGLQFLDPATALRSLPDPEGRVRLVDWVLVPYSTAEGGLWFTTKGLRRFGLLELQAQEVPTHLTRGWGAVMTGVARRLLRTWTDGLSGIEVPAFVQLPVVTTVTDHDIAVAYGYPRQQDAAGPAALRLELDPATDPEADSFLTLLPPIGHPGSVSRYFAGVCTTLFGAPRSDVRYDRSDDAMARAVATARAGLPAIRERFVGGSLAGDLQLLVKYALATAEGPEYVWAGVDSWQRPEQILCTSACDAVADPTVRIGAAVTVATAEVVDWALLDRGSVVEGGWTQAVLDAGQRG is encoded by the coding sequence ATGATCATCACGGACGATTTCCTGCCTCTACCGGTGCCGGAGTCGCTCACCGCGACCTACCTGGTGCCGGTCTCGACGCCACCCGACGTAACCCCGACGCAGGCGCTGGCGGCGCTCGGGGACCGGGTCACCGAACTGGTCCACGACCTGTCCCGGCAGATGCTGGAGAGCCCGTTGATGACGGTCGACCTGCGGCCGGTCGACGAGTTTCCCGAACTGCCACCGGACCTGCTCACCGCCTTCGGCGCCACCGAGGAACAACTCGGCCGGCTCGCCACCGCGACCAACCTGATCGTGGTCCAGGCGAGCTACCGGCCCGGCTGGCCCCCGGCGCACGAGTGGGCCGCGCGGGCGGTCGGCGCGGCGATGGCCGAGGCGGTCGGCGGAGACCTGGTCGACGTCTTCGGCCTCCAGTTCCTCGACCCGGCGACCGCGCTGCGCTCGCTGCCCGATCCCGAGGGCCGGGTACGGCTGGTGGACTGGGTCCTGGTGCCGTACTCCACCGCCGAGGGCGGGCTCTGGTTCACCACCAAGGGCCTGCGCCGGTTCGGACTGCTGGAACTCCAGGCCCAGGAGGTGCCGACCCACCTCACCCGGGGCTGGGGAGCGGTGATGACCGGGGTGGCCCGCCGACTGCTGCGCACCTGGACCGACGGGCTCTCCGGGATCGAGGTGCCCGCCTTCGTCCAACTGCCGGTAGTGACCACGGTCACCGACCACGACATCGCGGTCGCGTACGGCTATCCGCGCCAGCAGGACGCGGCCGGGCCCGCCGCCCTGCGGCTGGAACTCGACCCGGCCACCGATCCCGAGGCCGACTCGTTCCTGACCCTGCTCCCGCCGATCGGTCACCCGGGTTCCGTCAGCCGGTACTTCGCCGGGGTCTGCACCACCCTGTTCGGCGCGCCCCGGTCGGATGTCCGCTACGACCGCAGCGACGACGCGATGGCGCGGGCCGTCGCCACCGCCCGCGCCGGCCTGCCCGCCATCCGCGAGCGCTTCGTCGGCGGCTCGCTCGCCGGCGACCTGCAACTGCTGGTCAAGTACGCCCTGGCCACCGCCGAGGGACCGGAGTACGTCTGGGCCGGGGTGGACTCCTGGCAGCGTCCGGAGCAGATTCTCTGCACCAGCGCCTGTGACGCGGTCGCCGATCCGACCGTACGGATCGGCGCCGCTGTCACGGTCGCCACCGCCGAGGTGGTCGACTGGGCGCTACTCGACCGGGGTTCGGTCGTCGAGGGCGGCTGGACGCAGGCCGTACTCGACGCCGGCCAGCGCGGCTGA
- the gcvT gene encoding glycine cleavage system aminomethyltransferase GcvT has translation MTDLTTAAADQLHRSPLHDRHAALGAKFAAFGGWSMPLEYAGGGVLKEHTAVREAVGVFDVSHLGKARVTGPGAADFVNSCLTNDLGRITPGRAQYTLCCDEATGGVVDDIIAYLYADDHVFLIPNAANTAEVVRRLRAAAPAGITVTDEHQAYAVLAVQGPRSADLLGALGLPTDHGYMSFSTATLGTGVAEPVELVVCRTGYTGEHGYELVVPVAGATSVWDALFAAGEPYGLRACGLAARDTLRTEMGYPLHGQDLSLEITPVQARSGWAVGWGKPAFWGREALLAEKAAGPRRLLWGLAAQDRGIPRPGMRVLAGDAEVGTVTSGTFSPTGKAGIGLALLDTAAGLDEGATVEVDVRGRRSVMRVVKPPFVQPSVR, from the coding sequence ATGACCGACCTGACCACGGCCGCCGCCGACCAGTTGCACCGTTCGCCCCTGCATGATCGGCACGCCGCGTTGGGCGCCAAGTTCGCCGCCTTCGGCGGCTGGTCCATGCCGCTGGAGTACGCCGGGGGCGGGGTGCTCAAGGAGCACACCGCGGTCCGCGAGGCGGTCGGTGTGTTCGACGTCTCCCACCTGGGCAAGGCGCGGGTGACCGGCCCCGGCGCGGCCGACTTCGTCAACTCCTGCCTCACCAACGACCTGGGCCGGATCACTCCCGGCCGGGCGCAGTACACGCTCTGCTGCGACGAGGCGACCGGCGGCGTGGTGGACGACATCATCGCCTACCTCTACGCCGACGATCACGTCTTCCTGATCCCCAACGCGGCGAACACCGCCGAGGTGGTACGCCGGCTGCGGGCCGCCGCGCCGGCCGGGATCACCGTCACCGACGAACACCAGGCGTACGCCGTACTGGCGGTGCAGGGCCCGCGCTCGGCCGACCTGCTCGGCGCGCTCGGGCTGCCGACCGATCACGGTTACATGAGCTTCTCCACCGCCACCCTCGGCACCGGCGTGGCGGAACCGGTGGAGCTGGTGGTCTGCCGGACCGGCTACACCGGCGAGCACGGGTACGAACTGGTCGTGCCGGTGGCCGGGGCGACCTCGGTCTGGGACGCGCTCTTCGCCGCCGGTGAGCCGTACGGGCTGCGGGCCTGCGGGCTGGCCGCCCGGGACACGCTGCGCACCGAGATGGGCTACCCGCTGCACGGGCAGGACCTGTCGCTGGAGATCACCCCGGTCCAGGCCCGCTCCGGTTGGGCGGTCGGCTGGGGCAAGCCGGCGTTCTGGGGCCGGGAGGCCCTGCTGGCGGAGAAGGCCGCCGGCCCGCGTCGCCTGCTCTGGGGCCTGGCCGCGCAGGACCGGGGCATTCCGCGCCCGGGGATGCGGGTGCTCGCCGGTGACGCCGAGGTCGGCACGGTCACCAGCGGCACCTTCTCACCGACCGGCAAGGCCGGCATCGGGCTCGCCCTGCTCGACACCGCCGCCGGGCTCGACGAGGGCGCGACGGTCGAGGTCGACGTACGGGGACGCCGCTCGGTGATGCGGGTGGTCAAGCCCCCGTTCGTGCAGCCGTCGGTGCGCTGA
- a CDS encoding leucyl aminopeptidase, producing MTSPSTTLSLVDTDPAELAVDALVIGVHSQTGSADTGGEGPGGYAGTLLLATGAESIAAAFDGRLTETLALLGATGAPGEVIKLATLGTVTAPLVVAVGLGAEPTGAAPAPETLRRAAGSAIRALAGAGRVALSLPVPDDEDGPAALRAVAEGALIGGYRFAGYKTRPQPTRRTPVAEIAVHVPDSGDVRARAEIARATVVAAAVGQTRDWVNTAPNELRPPSFAEAVATAANTAGLTVEVLDEKALADAGYGGIIAVGQGSDAPPRLVKLTYQPPAGTASGKRIALVGKGITFDTGGVSIKPAQGMWEMKSDMAGAAAVAATMIAIAELKPAVSVQAYLPMAENMPSASSYRPGDVITMFDGKRVEVLNTDAEGRMILADAIARACADGCDYLLETSTLTGGQVVALGKRVAGVMGTAEFCTRVQAAGDAVGEPTWPMPLPEDVRNGMDSDVADISQVNAGMDRAGHMLQGGVFLREFVTDGVDWAHIDIAGPSYHSGEPTGYWTKGGTAVPVRTLLHLIEEIAAEN from the coding sequence GTGACATCGCCCAGCACCACCCTCAGCTTGGTCGACACCGACCCCGCCGAGCTTGCCGTCGACGCCCTTGTGATCGGCGTGCACAGCCAGACCGGGTCCGCGGACACCGGAGGTGAGGGGCCCGGCGGGTACGCCGGCACGCTGCTGCTGGCGACCGGCGCGGAGAGCATCGCCGCGGCCTTCGACGGCCGCCTCACCGAGACCCTGGCCCTGCTCGGCGCGACCGGCGCCCCGGGCGAGGTGATCAAGCTCGCCACCCTCGGCACGGTGACCGCCCCGCTGGTCGTCGCCGTCGGCCTCGGCGCGGAGCCGACCGGTGCCGCCCCGGCGCCGGAGACCCTGCGCCGGGCCGCCGGGTCGGCGATCCGGGCCCTCGCCGGAGCCGGCCGGGTGGCGCTGAGCCTGCCCGTGCCCGACGACGAGGACGGCCCGGCCGCGCTTCGCGCGGTCGCCGAGGGCGCCCTGATCGGCGGCTACCGCTTCGCCGGCTACAAGACCCGCCCGCAGCCGACCCGCCGTACCCCGGTGGCGGAGATCGCGGTGCACGTGCCGGACTCCGGGGACGTGCGGGCCCGCGCCGAGATCGCCCGGGCGACCGTGGTGGCCGCGGCCGTCGGCCAGACCCGGGACTGGGTCAACACCGCGCCGAACGAGCTGCGCCCGCCGTCGTTCGCCGAGGCGGTGGCGACCGCCGCCAACACGGCCGGGCTGACCGTCGAGGTGCTGGACGAGAAGGCGCTGGCCGACGCCGGCTACGGCGGCATCATCGCGGTCGGGCAGGGCTCGGACGCCCCGCCGCGCCTGGTGAAGCTGACCTACCAGCCGCCGGCCGGGACCGCCAGCGGCAAGCGGATCGCGCTGGTCGGCAAGGGCATCACCTTCGACACCGGTGGTGTGTCGATCAAGCCGGCCCAGGGCATGTGGGAGATGAAGTCCGACATGGCCGGGGCGGCGGCGGTGGCCGCCACCATGATCGCGATCGCCGAACTCAAGCCGGCCGTGTCGGTGCAGGCGTACCTGCCGATGGCGGAGAACATGCCGTCGGCGAGCAGCTACCGTCCGGGTGACGTGATCACCATGTTCGACGGCAAGCGGGTCGAGGTGCTCAACACCGACGCCGAGGGCCGGATGATCCTGGCCGACGCGATCGCCCGCGCCTGCGCGGACGGCTGTGACTACCTGCTGGAGACGTCCACCCTGACCGGCGGTCAGGTGGTCGCGCTCGGCAAGCGGGTCGCCGGCGTGATGGGCACCGCGGAGTTCTGCACCCGGGTCCAGGCCGCCGGTGACGCGGTCGGCGAGCCGACCTGGCCGATGCCGCTGCCGGAGGACGTACGCAACGGTATGGACTCCGACGTCGCCGACATCTCGCAGGTCAACGCGGGGATGGACCGGGCCGGGCACATGCTGCAGGGCGGTGTCTTCCTGCGCGAGTTCGTCACCGACGGGGTGGACTGGGCGCACATCGACATCGCCGGGCCGAGCTACCACTCGGGTGAGCCGACCGGTTACTGGACCAAGGGCGGCACGGCTGTGCCGGTGCGTACCCTGCTGCACCTGATCGAGGAGATCGCGGCCGAGAACTGA
- the lpdA gene encoding dihydrolipoyl dehydrogenase, with translation MSEPNGGTFDVVILGGGSGGYAAALRAAQLDLSVALIEKGKLGGTCLHNGCIPTKALLHAAEIADQTRESEQFGIKAELVGIDMSGVNSYKDGVISRLYKGLQGLIKSAKITVVEGHGKLVGPDTIEVDGRRYTGRNIILASGSYARSLPGLEVDGERVITSDHALVMDRVPSSAIVLGGGVIGVEFASVWRSFGVDVTIVEALPRLVAAEDEESSKALERAFRKRGINFKTGKRFEKVEHTDSGVKVTIEGGETFEAEVLLVAVGRGPTTANLGYEEQGIKVDRGFVLTDERLRTGVANIFAVGDIVPGLQLAHRGFQQGIFVAEEIAGLNPAVIDENGIPRVTYCDPELASVGLTEAKAKEQYGADKVSTYNYNLGGNGKSQILKTTGFVKLVRVEDGPVVGVHMVGARVGELVGEAQLIYNWEAYPAEVAQLVHAHPTQTEALGEAFLALAGKPLHAHA, from the coding sequence GTGAGCGAGCCGAACGGCGGAACCTTCGATGTCGTCATCCTCGGAGGTGGCAGTGGGGGGTACGCGGCGGCGCTACGCGCCGCCCAGCTGGACCTCTCCGTCGCGCTGATCGAGAAGGGCAAGCTCGGCGGGACCTGCCTGCACAACGGGTGCATCCCGACCAAGGCGCTGCTGCACGCGGCGGAGATCGCCGACCAGACCCGCGAGTCGGAGCAGTTCGGCATCAAGGCCGAACTGGTCGGCATCGACATGTCCGGGGTGAACTCCTACAAGGACGGGGTCATCTCCCGCCTCTACAAGGGCCTCCAGGGCCTGATCAAGAGCGCGAAGATCACCGTCGTGGAGGGGCACGGCAAGCTGGTCGGCCCGGACACCATCGAGGTCGACGGACGGCGCTACACCGGCCGCAACATCATCCTCGCCAGCGGGTCGTACGCCCGCAGCCTGCCCGGCCTGGAGGTCGACGGCGAGCGGGTGATCACCAGTGACCACGCCCTGGTGATGGACCGCGTGCCCAGCTCGGCGATCGTGCTCGGCGGCGGGGTCATCGGCGTCGAGTTCGCCAGCGTCTGGCGCTCGTTCGGGGTCGACGTGACCATCGTCGAGGCGCTGCCCCGACTGGTCGCCGCCGAAGACGAGGAATCCTCGAAGGCGCTGGAGCGCGCCTTCCGCAAGCGTGGCATCAACTTCAAGACCGGCAAGCGCTTCGAGAAGGTCGAGCACACCGACTCCGGCGTCAAGGTGACCATCGAGGGCGGCGAGACCTTCGAGGCCGAGGTGCTGCTCGTCGCGGTCGGCCGTGGCCCGACCACCGCCAACCTCGGCTACGAGGAGCAGGGCATCAAGGTCGACCGGGGCTTCGTGCTGACCGACGAGCGGCTCCGTACCGGCGTGGCGAACATCTTCGCCGTCGGCGACATCGTGCCCGGCCTCCAGCTCGCCCACCGCGGCTTCCAGCAGGGCATCTTCGTCGCCGAGGAGATCGCCGGACTGAACCCCGCCGTGATCGACGAGAACGGCATCCCGCGCGTCACCTACTGCGACCCGGAGCTCGCCTCCGTGGGGCTGACCGAGGCCAAGGCCAAGGAGCAGTACGGCGCGGACAAGGTCTCGACGTACAACTACAACCTCGGCGGCAACGGCAAGAGCCAGATCCTCAAGACGACCGGCTTCGTGAAGCTCGTTCGGGTCGAGGACGGTCCCGTGGTCGGCGTACACATGGTGGGCGCCCGGGTCGGCGAGTTGGTCGGCGAGGCCCAGTTGATCTACAACTGGGAGGCCTACCCGGCCGAGGTGGCGCAGCTCGTGCACGCCCACCCGACGCAGACCGAGGCTCTCGGCGAGGCGTTCCTCGCCCTCGCCGGCAAGCCGCTGCACGCGCACGCCTGA
- the sucB gene encoding 2-oxoglutarate dehydrogenase, E2 component, dihydrolipoamide succinyltransferase, with amino-acid sequence MPVSVTMPRLGESVTEGTVTRWLKQEGDRVEVDEPLLEVSTDKVDTEIPSPAAGVLSRIVVSEDETAEVGSELAVIAGEGESAGDSGPTEQAAPPAQQAPAEQEPVAQAPAPEPAAAEPTPAATTPASGGGTVLKMPALGESVTEGTVTRWLKAVGDTVEADEPLLEVSTDKVDTEIPSPAAGTLLEIKVAEDETAAVGADLAVIGTAGAAPAATPAPQAAPAPAKAAPAPAAEPEPVSGASYSAPVAETEQSAKPVQTERAAQPAPAAQRTPAPAAAPTGDEAGYVTPLVRRLASDQGVDLSTVTGTGVGGRIRKQDVLEAAEKARAAAARPAAAPAAAAPKPAPAKAEPSPLRGRTEKMTRTRATIARRMFESLQSSAQLTTVVEVDVTKIARLRQQAKNDFVAKHGVKLSFLPFFALAAVEALKTYPVVNASIDLEAGTITYPASENLGIAVDTEKGLLVPVIKEAGDLNLAGLARRIADVAERTRTNKIGPDEISGATFTITNTGSRGALFDTPIVPAPQAAILGTGAVVKRAVVVNDPELGEIIAPRSMVYLALSYDHRLVDGADAARFLTTVKERLEAGHFEAELA; translated from the coding sequence ATGCCGGTATCGGTCACCATGCCCCGGCTCGGCGAGAGCGTCACCGAGGGCACCGTCACGCGCTGGCTGAAGCAGGAGGGCGACCGGGTCGAGGTCGACGAGCCGCTGCTCGAGGTCTCGACCGACAAGGTCGACACCGAGATCCCCTCCCCCGCGGCCGGCGTGCTGAGCCGGATCGTGGTGAGCGAGGACGAGACCGCAGAGGTCGGCAGCGAACTCGCCGTCATCGCCGGTGAGGGCGAGTCGGCTGGTGACAGCGGCCCGACCGAGCAGGCCGCCCCGCCCGCCCAGCAGGCCCCCGCCGAGCAGGAGCCGGTCGCCCAGGCACCGGCCCCGGAGCCGGCCGCGGCCGAGCCCACCCCGGCGGCGACCACGCCGGCCAGCGGCGGTGGCACCGTACTGAAGATGCCCGCGTTGGGCGAAAGCGTCACCGAGGGCACGGTCACCCGCTGGCTCAAGGCCGTCGGCGACACCGTCGAGGCCGACGAGCCGCTGCTCGAGGTCTCCACCGACAAGGTCGACACCGAGATCCCGTCGCCCGCCGCGGGCACCCTGTTGGAGATCAAGGTCGCCGAGGACGAGACCGCGGCGGTCGGCGCCGACCTCGCCGTGATCGGGACCGCCGGAGCGGCACCGGCCGCGACGCCGGCCCCCCAGGCAGCCCCGGCACCGGCGAAGGCCGCGCCGGCACCGGCCGCCGAGCCCGAGCCGGTCTCCGGTGCGTCGTACTCCGCCCCGGTGGCCGAGACCGAGCAGTCCGCCAAGCCGGTGCAGACCGAGCGGGCGGCCCAGCCGGCCCCGGCGGCCCAGCGGACCCCGGCCCCGGCAGCCGCACCGACCGGCGACGAGGCGGGGTACGTCACCCCGCTGGTCCGCCGGCTCGCCAGCGACCAGGGCGTCGACCTGTCGACGGTGACCGGCACCGGTGTCGGTGGCCGGATCCGCAAGCAGGACGTGCTGGAGGCGGCGGAGAAGGCACGCGCCGCCGCGGCCCGTCCGGCGGCGGCTCCCGCCGCTGCCGCACCGAAGCCGGCGCCGGCCAAGGCCGAGCCGAGCCCGCTGCGGGGTCGTACCGAGAAGATGACCCGCACCCGGGCCACCATCGCCCGGCGCATGTTCGAGTCGCTGCAGAGTTCCGCGCAGCTCACCACCGTGGTCGAGGTGGACGTCACCAAGATCGCCCGGTTGCGCCAGCAGGCCAAGAACGACTTCGTGGCCAAGCACGGCGTCAAGCTCTCCTTCCTGCCCTTCTTCGCGCTCGCCGCGGTGGAGGCGCTGAAGACCTACCCGGTGGTGAACGCCTCGATCGACCTGGAGGCGGGCACCATCACGTACCCGGCGAGCGAGAACCTGGGCATCGCGGTCGACACCGAGAAGGGCCTGCTCGTACCGGTGATCAAGGAGGCCGGTGACCTGAACCTCGCCGGCCTGGCCCGGCGGATCGCGGACGTCGCGGAGCGGACCCGGACCAACAAGATCGGGCCGGACGAGATCTCCGGCGCCACCTTCACCATCACCAACACCGGCAGCCGGGGGGCGCTCTTCGACACCCCGATCGTGCCGGCGCCGCAGGCGGCCATCCTCGGCACCGGTGCGGTGGTCAAGCGGGCCGTCGTGGTGAACGACCCGGAGCTGGGCGAGATCATCGCGCCGCGCTCGATGGTCTACCTGGCCCTCTCCTACGACCACCGGCTGGTCGACGGCGCCGACGCGGCCCGTTTCCTGACCACGGTCAAGGAGCGGCTGGAAGCCGGTCACTTCGAGGCCGAACTGGCCTGA
- a CDS encoding TIGR01777 family oxidoreductase yields MRILAAGASGFLGSRLVDRLRAEGHEVVQLVRRPAAHASQVQWDPAAGQLDPSVLASTDAVVNLAGAGVGDRRWNDRYRELLRTSRVDTTRTLAESIAALPAADRPGVLLNASAIGWYGDTGDRVVTEESPAGEGFLADMCRVWEAATGPAENAGVRVVRLRTGYVLHRDAGFLKPQLLPFRLGIGGPLAGGRQWMPWISLADWLAAVELLLARDDVAGSVNVVGPEPVTNAEFTRELGAALHRPAVLPVPSFALRILLGGLAVEALTSARVRPGVLPRTGFTYQHPDLRSALHAALHT; encoded by the coding sequence ATGCGGATCCTTGCCGCCGGTGCGTCCGGCTTCCTCGGCAGTCGACTCGTCGACCGGTTGCGGGCCGAGGGCCACGAGGTGGTCCAACTGGTACGGCGACCGGCAGCCCACGCCAGCCAGGTCCAGTGGGACCCGGCCGCCGGGCAGCTCGACCCGTCGGTGCTCGCCAGCACCGACGCGGTGGTCAACCTGGCCGGTGCCGGAGTCGGAGACCGCCGGTGGAACGACCGGTACCGCGAGCTGTTGCGGACCAGCCGGGTGGACACCACCCGTACGCTCGCCGAATCGATCGCCGCGCTGCCGGCGGCGGACCGACCGGGGGTGCTGCTGAACGCCTCCGCCATCGGCTGGTACGGCGACACCGGCGATCGTGTGGTGACCGAGGAGTCGCCCGCCGGTGAGGGCTTCCTCGCCGACATGTGCCGGGTCTGGGAGGCGGCGACCGGACCGGCGGAGAACGCGGGCGTACGGGTGGTCCGCCTGCGTACGGGTTACGTGCTGCACCGCGACGCCGGTTTCCTGAAGCCGCAGCTGCTGCCGTTCCGGCTCGGCATCGGCGGGCCACTGGCCGGGGGCCGACAGTGGATGCCCTGGATCTCACTCGCCGACTGGCTCGCCGCCGTGGAGCTCCTGCTCGCCCGCGACGACGTCGCCGGGTCGGTCAACGTGGTCGGCCCGGAGCCGGTGACGAACGCCGAGTTCACCCGCGAACTCGGGGCGGCGCTACACCGGCCGGCGGTGCTGCCCGTCCCCAGCTTCGCCCTGCGGATCCTGCTCGGCGGACTGGCCGTCGAGGCGCTCACCAGCGCCCGGGTACGGCCCGGAGTGCTGCCTCGAACCGGTTTCACCTACCAGCACCCGGATCTGCGTTCCGCCCTGCACGCCGCCCTCCACACCTGA
- a CDS encoding extracellular catalytic domain type 1 short-chain-length polyhydroxyalkanoate depolymerase — translation MRRRPPALLARIARAAAVPVLIAAAVLTGAAPAQAASLTQVTGFGSNPGNLSMYAYRPDGLPSNAPLVVALHGCTQDANAYYTNSGWKKFADQWKFAVVFPQTSAANAANACFNWFLTGDTSRGQGEPASIKQMIDYSVANYGTDADRVFVTGLSAGGAMSAAMLATYPDVFAAGSIVAGLPYRCATSQVNAYTCMYSTVSKTPQQWGDLVRAGHSGYTGPRPRVSIWHGRSDAVVVPANGTELRDQFTNVAGVSQTPTSTSSLPAGTTLEVYGNDAVRLYQVANMGHGTPVDPGTGTDQCGTAAAYFLDTICSAYRDALFFGLDGGSGGPGNPGEPGAPATPTGLAVTGTTASSVSLSWAAASGASGYHVYRNGTRVTSTAAAATGYTDSGLTAATSYSYAVSAVNSAGTESARSATVSATTTGGGTAPVCVTATNYAHVQAGRAYQSGGYAYANGSDQRMGLYNTFYTSALKQTGPNYWVIGC, via the coding sequence GTGCGCCGCCGCCCACCCGCACTACTCGCCCGGATCGCCCGCGCCGCCGCCGTACCCGTGCTCATCGCCGCGGCGGTCCTCACCGGTGCCGCTCCCGCCCAGGCCGCCAGCCTCACCCAGGTCACCGGCTTCGGCAGCAACCCCGGCAACCTCAGCATGTACGCCTACCGCCCGGATGGCCTACCGTCGAACGCGCCCCTGGTGGTCGCGTTGCACGGCTGCACCCAGGACGCGAACGCGTACTACACCAACTCCGGCTGGAAGAAGTTCGCCGACCAGTGGAAGTTCGCGGTCGTCTTCCCGCAGACCAGCGCCGCCAACGCCGCCAACGCCTGCTTCAACTGGTTCCTGACCGGCGACACCAGCCGGGGCCAGGGTGAGCCGGCCTCGATCAAGCAGATGATCGACTACTCGGTCGCCAACTACGGCACCGACGCCGACCGGGTCTTCGTCACCGGGCTCTCCGCCGGTGGGGCGATGAGCGCCGCCATGCTCGCCACCTACCCCGACGTCTTCGCCGCCGGCTCGATCGTCGCCGGGCTGCCGTACCGTTGCGCCACCTCGCAGGTCAACGCCTACACCTGCATGTACTCGACGGTGAGCAAGACCCCGCAGCAGTGGGGTGACCTGGTGCGCGCCGGCCACTCCGGTTACACCGGCCCGCGCCCCCGGGTGTCGATCTGGCACGGCCGCTCGGACGCCGTCGTGGTGCCCGCCAACGGCACCGAACTGCGGGACCAGTTCACCAACGTGGCCGGCGTGTCGCAGACCCCGACCAGCACCTCCTCGCTGCCCGCCGGCACCACCCTCGAGGTGTACGGCAACGACGCCGTCCGGCTCTACCAGGTCGCCAACATGGGCCACGGCACCCCGGTCGACCCGGGCACCGGCACCGACCAGTGCGGCACCGCCGCCGCGTACTTCCTGGACACCATCTGCTCGGCGTACCGCGACGCGCTCTTCTTCGGCCTGGACGGCGGCTCCGGCGGACCGGGCAACCCGGGTGAGCCGGGTGCTCCCGCCACCCCGACCGGCCTCGCCGTCACCGGCACCACCGCCAGTTCCGTGTCGCTGAGCTGGGCGGCGGCGAGCGGGGCCAGCGGGTACCACGTCTACCGCAACGGCACCCGGGTCACGTCGACGGCGGCCGCCGCCACCGGCTACACCGACTCCGGCCTCACCGCCGCGACCAGCTACTCGTACGCGGTCAGCGCGGTGAACTCGGCCGGCACCGAGAGCGCCCGCTCCGCCACCGTCTCCGCCACCACCACCGGCGGTGGTACGGCCCCGGTCTGCGTCACCGCGACCAACTACGCGCACGTCCAGGCCGGTCGTGCCTACCAGTCCGGCGGATACGCCTACGCCAACGGCTCCGACCAGCGGATGGGCCTCTACAACACCTTCTACACCTCGGCCCTGAAGCAGACCGGCCCGAACTACTGGGTGATCGGCTGCTGA
- a CDS encoding SCO5389 family protein codes for MSLDVSAALLERAEAGQVDDAEFVECVRTSLPYAWTIVSDVAARSAETAAEFADHSVPPPSEAERGQLLRALASDAIRGGLERHFGVKLAFQNCHRVAAFKLGAVGGETYQRFISPLAQIRNQSPALRDC; via the coding sequence ATGTCCCTTGACGTTTCCGCCGCGCTGCTGGAGCGGGCCGAGGCCGGTCAGGTCGACGACGCCGAGTTCGTCGAGTGTGTCCGGACGTCGTTGCCGTACGCCTGGACGATCGTCTCCGACGTCGCCGCCCGGTCGGCGGAGACCGCCGCCGAGTTCGCCGACCACTCGGTGCCGCCGCCGAGCGAGGCCGAGCGTGGGCAGTTGCTGCGCGCGCTGGCCAGTGACGCCATCCGGGGCGGGCTGGAGCGCCACTTCGGCGTGAAACTGGCCTTCCAGAACTGCCACCGGGTGGCGGCGTTCAAGCTCGGTGCGGTCGGTGGCGAGACCTACCAGCGGTTCATCTCCCCGCTCGCCCAGATCCGCAACCAGTCCCCCGCCCTGCGCGACTGCTGA